The DNA segment TTTAATTTATTTTTATTTAATTTGAATAATTTTTCTTTTGGGTATTGCTTCGTTTAATATTGCTATTGATCTTATCAGTATATAGCAACCCTTTAGCACCTATTTCTATTTGTAATTGCTTGTTAAAGTTAATATCATCTCCATACTTACCAAAATAAGTGGAACAATAATGTCTATCTTGAGTGATATAGTTATTATTATATATGATTAGATTTAATTCATCTGCAAGTATCCTATTGTATTTAGATATTGTTTTGCTATGATTAATAATATTCTTAATAGAACTTTGAGTTAACCATCCAAACTTAGCGTTATTATTAATTACTCTCTGAATAGCTATGTAATACCTAACAAAAGCAAATCTATCTATATTTGTATTATGTAAATAATTGAATATCTTATCAAGATCATAGTCATATATGCAAAAGTAATTATCAAAATCATTTTCTATTTCAATGTAGAACACATCTGAATTTTTAATAGTGTCAAATTCAATTGGACTATAGTGCAAGTCCATTATTTGTTTTATATATCCTTTAAACATAAGACCATTTATTGATGATTTAATTATTTTAATCATATTGTTATTCCTATTTAATATATACATATAATTCATCAATATATTAATACTAGCAATAGACACTTCTTTAATTGGACTATAATTCCTTTTTATTAAAGCCAACATTACCAATTCTTCATTTGTAATATCATTAGAGATATGTAATTCATTTTTTAATGTAATGTAATATTCTTTATTTATCATGCTACTACCCACCTATCCTGAAATTTTGAGTTGACGTTAGCACGAACTTGTTCGGCTAACTCTAATTGTTTTTATTATATTTTCTTTTTATAATACTTTTCTTTTTATACACTTCAATCTTGTTGCATTTTTGCTTGGACTGTTCACTTGTGCTATTGCAAAAACGCTTGGACTGGTCAAAATATGATGAACAGCGTAAGCGTTTTTGCAATAGCATTTTTAAATTATCTTCATATATATTTTTTTAAAATTGTGATAAAAATTGATAGCTATATTTAATTCATTTGTGTTTTTGAATAAGAAAATATATTTTTGTCTACCTGTTTTATCTATAGACTGCTTGAAATTAAATCCTAGTGAATACAGATAATTTTTTAACCTTTTAGTTTTAATCACATAGTACATTATATCATTCCTAGCCTATTGCTGTTTTAATGTTGTTTTAATTATTTTTTAATGTAATTTAAAATTTTACTCATCTATCATACTTTTAAACTCATTATATCTATTCATGCATTGTCTTAATTCCTGAGTATCTTTGGATAAATATACATTTCTTGAATTATCTCTTTTATCAGACTCTATTCTTACTAGATTGAATCTATTGAACATTAACCAACCCGCCATACGTTGTGAGTTAATTGCTATAGTTTTCATTGTAAAAACCTCCCCTTATCTTTGATTTATTATATGTTGTCATTCATTAATTTCTCTTAACTTACATATAGTATATCATACTAATTTATGATTTACAATGTTTATGTTTTATTTTAATTAATCTTCATTTATTCTAAAAATATAGGGATAAACTCTATTACCCCTTATTATCTCTTGAACAATTTTCTGAAGAATCCCTTTTTATCCTGCTCTTTGTTTTGTTCTTCGTTTTGTTTTCTACGTTCTTCCATATGTTTCTTGAGATTATTTACTAACTCTATATCTTTGTTATAAACTTTCTCGATTTCCTTATTAGTATTTTCTGTAGCTGTATTTATATGTGCCTTTAGATTGTCCATATTTGCCTCCAGCTTGTCTTCAATTGTGGCTGATATATAATCCTTTAATTCAGATTGAGTTCGCTCTAAGGCTTCATTATGAGAGTTCAAAGCTACAGATAGCTGTTCTGAAATAGTATTGTTAATTTGAATAGATATATCTTTTAAAAATTGTTTTTTTATTTCTTCTAGTTTTAATAATGCTTGTTCATTTAGAATATCTTCATTTTGGGATGGTATTTCTCTTATAGAAGCAACTTTAGTACTTGATGAGGGATTTCTTTTTAAATCTTCCCATCTTTTTTGTGCTTGTTTTATTGTAAGACGTTCTTTTTTAAGTAGATCTCTTGTATAGGCTAAATCATCTATATTTTCTTTGGTAAATTTTCTATTGCGTCCTTCACGTTCTATATGAATATAATCACTAAAACAATCACACCAATATCTAATTGTACTTTCGTTCTCATTTAAGATTTCAGCAACTTCAGGAGTTTTATAAGTAAGTTCTTCATCAATATTAGAATAATCAACATCTACATATTTAAGATTTTCTTCCTTCATAATAGTATCACCTCAATCAAATTATACCTTATATTGTAAATCAAAACAACTTTAATACAAGCTTTAATGGGCGTGCTTTTTCAACTGCGTTAGATATATATAAATTCATACACACTAGTATTTTCAATGCATACATTTACTTTAATAGTACTTAAATTGAGATTAAAGTACTATTAAAGTAAAAAATAAAAGAGGATTAGTCCTCTCTTATTTTTGTATTACATATATTTACTAAAGAAATCATTTATGTCTATCTCTTTTTCAACATTATCTATACTTATTTCTTTATTTTGAGAGGCTATTGGCTGACTAGCTTCTTGCTCTGTAGTTACTGGCTTCACAACCATATCTTCATTTGAAGTTTGACCCTCTCTTTGTTTCATTTTATCTTCTATAATTAAATTTAGCGTTTCTATTGATGTTTTTTGAGGTTCTATACCAGTTGCCACAACTATATTTTTCTTACTATTGTATCCTTTAAATGTTCTTCTTGGCAATCCAACTATGTTCTTAATTGCTTCAACATCAACTACTCTTGTAGTAGATATTCCCATGAATTCACAAGTATTTGTTGTATATTCTGCAAATATACTTTCTTTTAAACTCTTAGCTAACGCCACTTTTATATCTTCTTTATCATCAAATTCTAATATTACATTACTCTTTTTCATTGTTAATAATTTGCCTATTTCATCTTCGTCAACAACACCTTCAGCATGAGACTCACTCATATTCATAAAGTCATTAAATAACATAGCAAATTCTTTATTTATATCAGATTCTTTTTCTCTTTTATTATTATCTAGTAAGTATATTGATATATCTTTACCATCATTAGTACTTTTCATGATATCATTCCAACAAGCTATAGCATTTGTATGTTCATCTATATCTTCCGTATCTTTAGGTAAAACTCCTACAAATCCGAAATGTTTGTTTGGATACATTTGCTTTGCTAGTCCTAAAATTGGAGGTGTTATACCTGATCCAGTTCCTCCTGCCATTGTTGCTACAAATATAACTATATCACATGAAGAAAATTTCTCCATTATTTGAGCTATTATCTGTTTATAATAAGTTTGAGCATATCCAATAGCTTTTTTTCTTTCTTTCCCACAACCTTCTGCAAAAGGTATATGATAAGTATGTTTTGCATTTTTCAATGAATCTAAATCTTTCTTACTAGTATTTATAAATAGTGCATTATAATCTCCACATACGCCTAATAAAGTATCTACTATGTTTCCTCCACCTTGTCCTATTGGTGCAAAAACTATTCTATTTTTCATTTATAACTCCCCCTATTTTACATTATTGATTTTAACTTTTCTATTCCGTTTGGTGTAATATAAAAAGTCTTACTTATCCCTTGTTTACAGCCTTCTTTTACGTATTGCAATTCTAAGAATTTTTTAATACTTCGTCGTACTGTTGACATAGATAATTCAGAAATCTTACAGAGTTTAGTATAAGTAAATGATTTTAATTCTGTAGTGCATTGATTTTCTTTAAGCATTATTAATATTTTATATTCATTTTTATTTACTGCCATTCTTCAATCACCTCTCATTCTAACTACAATCTTAGTTTAACTTTTTTTCATTCTGATAGTAGTCGCAGTAATGTAAAAAAATATTCATAATACATTCTTTATTAATTCATACTATAGTCAAAACTATGTCAAACTATAGTTAAAATATATTCATATCATGTTTATTTCTTTCTTTACTATATTATACTATATTACTTAGAAAATGTGTACTTTTTTTCATATATTATTCAAAATATTTTCTAATTATATCTATATAATAGTCTAACTATAGTCTTATATTAGTCTAGTAATATTCAAACTATCTTTAAACTATGTTTAGACTATAGTCATATTATATTCAAAAGTTAGTCATATTGCGTTCTTTATATAGTTAACCTAATGTCATAATTATTTCCATAATCAATCTAATAATATTATATCACGAATTAGCATATATTGTAATTCAAAGTGTTAGATTAAGTTATTCTTTAATTTGTGTAAAAAATAAAGAAGGGAATCCTACCCTTCTAAACAATTTAATACATATCCTTTTTTATTATCTTCTATTTTATTCAATGCTTTTATAATATCTTTTACAGTCCATAGCTCTAACCAAGGTACTTTTTCAGCGTATTCTAAAGCGTTTTTATTATATTTACTAGTGGTTATAACTATTGCTCTTGTAGCATCGTCTCCAATTGCACTTCCAACTAACTTTTGTAATATTTCTCTTCCTATCAAATTATTTATATTCCAGTGTTTACATTCAATATATATCTTTTCTTCGCTATTTGTAGCTATAACATCTTTACCACCATCACACGTTGCCTCAGTTACTTTAGCATCATACCCTAATTGTGTAAAGAGATTTGCTACAAATACTTCAAATTCTCTAGGTGACATCTTCCTTACTATCCTTGAAATATCAAAGCACGTATAGTCTGTATATCTCCATCTGTAAGCATAATAAATCCACTTAGTAAATTTTAATAAAATATAAAAGCCTCCCACTACTATAACTAAATTTATGCCTAGCTTAAATAGATTAATTATTAATTGTTGTATTTTTTCTATATAATTATACAACATTATTAAAAGTATCCCACAACATAGTAATCTCAAGTTATTAATAAATCTTTTAATAGATCTCAAATCATCACGTCCTTTAATATGATTTAGCCTAATATATTTTAGATATATCTTTTGCAAAAGAAATTTTATTATTCATAATAACCGTGTCACACTTTTAAAGCATATGTCATAGCATATAGTATAAGATATAGAAAATAAACATTAAGGAGTTGATTTTCGTGCCTTACGGGTTATTAATAGGTGGTTGGTCAATCGGAATGATATGTTATATATCATTAACTAAAATTGGTAACAAAAACAACTTTAAATATGCCGATTTAACATCTAGGATCAAAAAGGCTAAGAGATTAGACAAAAATATAAGCAAAAGTCTTGAAGATAAAAATTTATTTTGATAGGTGATGATATGAAATTCGTATTCATGCATATAAAAAATAAAAAACTTACTCAACAGGATAAAAATAAAATGATTGATATAGGCAAGTCTCAGATAGTTGTAAGAGATAGAAAGGAAATAGGCAAATCTCTACTAAAGCAACCCAAATATGAAATAGTTGAAAATAATACTATCAATAAATTATCTATTAAGGATAAATTATCAGATATCAAATCAAAGTTAAAAGAAGAATATAGAAAAAATAAAGAAATACAATATCTCAATGAAAGATGGCTAGATGTAATGTTTAATTGCAAGTTTATCAATGCATTTAAAAAGACATTTACACTAGTTAATTTAAAACACGAGAATTATGGATTTAGTTGTAGAATACTTATTCCAGATGGATATTGCATAGACGATTTAGATAATAAGACGACCGTGATACAAAACAATGTTGGCTGTACTTTTGTATTAGAAAAATTTAGTAATAAAAGATATGCTAACGCTAAGTTTATACTAATAGAAAATTGCAATAAGATACCTTTTGAACCTGTAGAGGTTGAACCTTATCAAGTTTGTGCAGGAGTTGATGAGGGAGGACATCCTGTAATATTTGATATGAATATAGAGCCTATGGTGCTTATTGCAGGGGCTACCAGAATGGGTAAAAACGGATGTATCGATCATGCTATACCTTCTTGGATTTACTATTGTAGCGAAGATGATATACATTTGTATTTATTTCAATTTGCAAAAGGAGATTTAGGTAAGTACCAAAAGTGTAAACAAGTAAAATGCTTTTCTATGAGTGATTTAGATAAATTATTAGAAGTTTTAAATGAACTAAAGACCGAAATGAGCGCAAGAATGGATCTAATGTCATCTATGTTAAATAACTTCAAGGGTGACAACCTATATGATTATAATAAACTTAATCCTGATAAAAAATTACCGTATATTTATATAATAATAGATGAATTTATGGATATAGCCAATTCTGAAGGAGATAAAGAATCTTCTAAGGTAAAAGCACATATCATATCTATCTTACAAAGTATAGCTGAATACGGAGGTGCATTAGGTGTTAATTATATAATACTTCATCAAAAACCTGAAAAATCCTTGATGCCTACTTTCTTAAAAAATCAATCTAATACTAGAATATGTTTTGGATTTAAAGATGAAGTATGTGGGAGAATTGTTTTAGGTGAAGACAGAGGCAAACTAGTAACCACCTTACAACCTAGAAAAGCTTATTATATATCCAATAGTGGTGAAGGATATCTATATACAACTAATCTAAGAAATAAGAATGGATCAAGTAGAATATTAAACTATATAAAGCCGAGTATGACTAATAAAAAAGAGAGTTCTAATGTTCATCATGTTAGTGATTGTAAAGTAGCTAAAAATGATAGGCATTCTAAATCTAAAGATAGAGAAGTCCAATTCAAAGAAAAGATAAATCAAATTAAAATTCAAATGGATAAAATTAATAAACATAGTAAAAAATCAGAAGATATATCAAAATCTAAAGGCAAAATCATTGAATTCCCTAATCAATATAATCAAGGCGATAGTCAAAATAATATAGATATTACTCCTATAACACCTACGCCTAAACCAATTTCTAAAGACAAGAAAGATGATACAAATATTACTCAGCCTAATATTAAATCTACAGGCAACAAACCTACTCAGAATCCTAATATAGATTCCAATTTCAATAAAGTTAATACAGTTAAGTCTAAAAATAAAGAGGACATTATAAAAGAAAATATAAAGAGAATACCCAATTTTGTTCCGTATGAGCCACCTAAGCCAGATGTAAATATAATAGATGAAACAGATATAGTATTTAAGCAATCTGAAAAGTATAAGAAAAATCATAAAAATGAAAACGATAAGAAGGGAGATAATTAAAATGTTAGTTAGATTGACAGGGAAATACGATAAAGCGATTTTAAGATATATAGAACAAAGTAGATTTTGTACAGCAAAACAAATATCAAAGATATTTTATAAATCTTCTAGTCAAGGTGAGGCTATTGCTAGAAGACGTTTAAATAGAATGGTTGAAGCTGAGTATCTAAGAGTTTATAAAACTAAAAAATTTAATAATCGAAACATTTATATATTTGATACTAAAAAAAATAAGAATCTTAGACCTAGCTTACATGATGTAACGATATTGGATTATCAAGCTGAATTAATCTATAGTGGTGCAGATATTATTTATTTTAGACCTAATCAATATTGGATGAATGGTACAGTAAGATCCGATGGATTTTGTATATTTAAATTTAATGAAAAAATATATTACAACCTTATTGAAGTTGTTGTTAATCATAATGATGATAATTTCAAAAAATATGATATGTTGTATCCAA comes from the Clostridium botulinum genome and includes:
- a CDS encoding restriction endonuclease; this encodes MLYNYIEKIQQLIINLFKLGINLVIVVGGFYILLKFTKWIYYAYRWRYTDYTCFDISRIVRKMSPREFEVFVANLFTQLGYDAKVTEATCDGGKDVIATNSEEKIYIECKHWNINNLIGREILQKLVGSAIGDDATRAIVITTSKYNKNALEYAEKVPWLELWTVKDIIKALNKIEDNKKGYVLNCLEG
- a CDS encoding MerR family transcriptional regulator, with the translated sequence MKEENLKYVDVDYSNIDEELTYKTPEVAEILNENESTIRYWCDCFSDYIHIEREGRNRKFTKENIDDLAYTRDLLKKERLTIKQAQKRWEDLKRNPSSSTKVASIREIPSQNEDILNEQALLKLEEIKKQFLKDISIQINNTISEQLSVALNSHNEALERTQSELKDYISATIEDKLEANMDNLKAHINTATENTNKEIEKVYNKDIELVNNLKKHMEERRKQNEEQNKEQDKKGFFRKLFKR
- a CDS encoding FtsK/SpoIIIE domain-containing protein; amino-acid sequence: MHIKNKKLTQQDKNKMIDIGKSQIVVRDRKEIGKSLLKQPKYEIVENNTINKLSIKDKLSDIKSKLKEEYRKNKEIQYLNERWLDVMFNCKFINAFKKTFTLVNLKHENYGFSCRILIPDGYCIDDLDNKTTVIQNNVGCTFVLEKFSNKRYANAKFILIENCNKIPFEPVEVEPYQVCAGVDEGGHPVIFDMNIEPMVLIAGATRMGKNGCIDHAIPSWIYYCSEDDIHLYLFQFAKGDLGKYQKCKQVKCFSMSDLDKLLEVLNELKTEMSARMDLMSSMLNNFKGDNLYDYNKLNPDKKLPYIYIIIDEFMDIANSEGDKESSKVKAHIISILQSIAEYGGALGVNYIILHQKPEKSLMPTFLKNQSNTRICFGFKDEVCGRIVLGEDRGKLVTTLQPRKAYYISNSGEGYLYTTNLRNKNGSSRILNYIKPSMTNKKESSNVHHVSDCKVAKNDRHSKSKDREVQFKEKINQIKIQMDKINKHSKKSEDISKSKGKIIEFPNQYNQGDSQNNIDITPITPTPKPISKDKKDDTNITQPNIKSTGNKPTQNPNIDSNFNKVNTVKSKNKEDIIKENIKRIPNFVPYEPPKPDVNIIDETDIVFKQSEKYKKNHKNENDKKGDN
- a CDS encoding DUF5659 domain-containing protein — its product is MKTIAINSQRMAGWLMFNRFNLVRIESDKRDNSRNVYLSKDTQELRQCMNRYNEFKSMIDE
- a CDS encoding DUF5659 domain-containing protein, whose protein sequence is MYYVIKTKRLKNYLYSLGFNFKQSIDKTGRQKYIFLFKNTNELNIAINFYHNFKKIYMKII
- a CDS encoding tubulin-like doman-containing protein, with translation MKNRIVFAPIGQGGGNIVDTLLGVCGDYNALFINTSKKDLDSLKNAKHTYHIPFAEGCGKERKKAIGYAQTYYKQIIAQIMEKFSSCDIVIFVATMAGGTGSGITPPILGLAKQMYPNKHFGFVGVLPKDTEDIDEHTNAIACWNDIMKSTNDGKDISIYLLDNNKREKESDINKEFAMLFNDFMNMSESHAEGVVDEDEIGKLLTMKKSNVILEFDDKEDIKVALAKSLKESIFAEYTTNTCEFMGISTTRVVDVEAIKNIVGLPRRTFKGYNSKKNIVVATGIEPQKTSIETLNLIIEDKMKQREGQTSNEDMVVKPVTTEQEASQPIASQNKEISIDNVEKEIDINDFFSKYM